In the Urocitellus parryii isolate mUroPar1 chromosome 10, mUroPar1.hap1, whole genome shotgun sequence genome, one interval contains:
- the LOC144257215 gene encoding coiled-coil domain-containing protein 117 gives MAALGRPFSGLPLSGSSDFLQPPPAFPGRAFAPGADDSELAPRPGLRAVPSCPGGSAARGRVSVHCKKKHKREAEDDECPVRKKRLTEAELCAGPNNWILCTHQDVEGHGVNPCTSGGLSVPGMLDAVFEEMDQTSGEPQCEVARRRLQEIEDRIIDEDEEVEADRNVNHLPSLVLSDTMKTGLKREFDEVFTKKMIESMSRPSMELVLWKPLPELLSDKPKPSSNAKNYTGESQTKHASAGTAFPQRTELFLEPRQTGMPLYTSLETAASTEEEMEL, from the coding sequence ATGGCAGCGCTTGGCCGGCCCTTCAGCGGCCTCCCCTTGAGCGGCAGCTCGGACTTCCTGCAGCCGCCGCCGGCCTTCCCCGGCCGGGCCTTCGCGCCGGGAGCCGACGACTCGGAGCTGGCCCCCCGGCCGGGACTCCGCGCCGTCCCGAGCTGCCCCGGCGGGAGCGCGGCGCGCGGACGTGTTTCCGTTCACTGTAAAAAGAAACACAAGCGAGAGGCGGAGGATGATGAGTGTCCAGTAAGAAAGAAACGACTTACTGAAGCAGAACTTTGTGCTGGTCCAAATAATTGGATTCTCTGTACGCATCAGGATGTAGAGGGTCATGGAGTAAATCCATGCACTAGTGGTGGCCTTTCGGTACCTGGAATGTTGGATGCTGTTTTTGAAGAAATGGATCAGACATCTGGAGAACCACAATGTGAAGTTGCCCGAAGGAGGCTTCAGGAGATTGAGGACAGAATAATTGACGAAGATGAAGAAGTCGAAGCTGACAGAAATGTTAACCATCTCCCCAGTCTTGTCCTTTCTGACACCATGAAAACAGGTTTGAAGAGAGAATTTGATGAAGTCTTTACAAAGAAGATGATTGAGTCTATGAGCCGTCCTTCCATGGAGCTTGTGCTCTGGAAACCTCTCCCTGAACTCCTTTCTGATAAGCCAAAGCCATCATCTAATGCTAAGAACTACACGGGAGAGAGCCAAACTAAACATGCATCTGCTGGCACTGCCTTCCCGCAGAGGACTGAACTGTTCTTGGAACCTCGGCAAACAGGGATGCCTCTTTACACTAGTTTGGAAACAGCTGCTAGCACAGAAGAAGAGATGGAACTCTAG